TATCTCTGCACTCTCGAGAGAATTGTCAAAGGGATTTTATGAACTTCAGTTGTTGCTAAAATGAAAATAATATGACTTGGTGGTTCTTCCAGAGTTTTCAAAAATGCATTAAAAGCTGAAGTTGAAAGCATATGAACCTCATCTAAAATATAAATTTTATATGGGCTAACCTGAGGTAAATTAATAGAGTTTTCAACAATTTCACGGATTTCTTTAACACCATTGTGTGAAGCAGCGTCCATTTCAACTATATCAATAGAGTTATTTATATTTTTAAGGCAATTTTGACACGGGTCGATAGAATTTTGCTCTTTGTGGGTGCAATTTATTGCATTTGCAAATATTTTTGCAAGTGAAGTTTTTCCAGTACCTCTTGGTCCTGAAAAAAGATAAGCGTGAAAAAACTTTTTTGATTTAACGATATTTTTTAAACTTTCAACTAAATATTGTTGGCCAACAACATCAGCAAATTTAGTAGGTCGATATTTTCGATATCAAGCTACATATTCATTTGTATTTTTCATATTTCTCCAAGATTTTCAAAAAAAATCCTTTAAAATTTTTAAATTTAATATTTAAAAATAAAAGTATACTTAAATAGTTTATAATTATAAATTATAATAAAATAAAATTAAAAATAGACTTTATATAATTTAAGGATTTTTAGATGTCAGTCGCATTCAGCAAGGAACAAAATTCAGCTCAAAAAAAATGTGCTATAAGCGAAAGATTTGTATTTAATTTTCGAATTTTAAGCTACTCCTTTCGGAAATTAGAAATTTCAGTTGAAGGTCTTAGTAAAACAATCGATTATAATTCAGAATATTTTTTTTGGTTTGTGGAAAATTTAATCTACTTTTTATCAAAAAACAAGTATGCGCTCCGTTGAGATTATGAAAAAATAACACTTTTTAATTTAGAAAATTTACAATTAGCAGAAAATCTTGATGATTTTAAATCAAAATTCAAATTAATTACAACTTTTGATTTAGAACATAACTAAAATATGGAGGAAACATGAAGATTTATACTACTAAAAAAACAAGCCCATTTTACACATTAGTTTGCGAGGAAATGATTCTAAAAGATGACCAGAATCAAGAAGATATTTTATATTTCTACCAGCATAATAATGCAATAATTATCGGAAAAAATCAAAATATTTACGAGGAAATTAAGCTTGAGGAAGTTGAAAAACAAAGAATTGAAATTTATCGTCGACTTTCTGGGGGCGGTGCTGTTTATCACGATTTAGGAAACATTAATTTTTCATTTATAACTAAAAAACAGAATCACAGTTATCAAAAATTCTTGACACCAATTATAGAATTTTTTAAATCTTTTGGTTTAGATGCTGAATTCAAAGGTAGAAATGATCTAATAGTTAATGGGGCAAAAGTTTCGGGAAATGCTCAAATAATTTACAAAGATAGAATTGTTCACCATGGAACAATTCTATTTAATGCTAATTTGGCAAAATTAGGACAAGTATTAAAACCAAATCGATTAAAAATTGAGTCCAAAGGAATAAAATCTATACGTCAACGGGTAACAAATATTTTGCATGAAATTGAAGAACAAATCGAAGATTCTGAGTTTATTTCAAGATTAATCACATTTTTTGAAAATAAATATCAAACAAAAGCACAAGATGTTGAAACTTATTTTCAAGATGGGAGGATATCTGAAAAAGATTTTCAAGAAGTTCAAGACCTAAGACGATCTAGAGAATGAGTTTTTGGTTCAAATCCTTATTTTAGCTATGAAAATATAGCCCGAACTAGTGGCGGGGTTTTAAAAGTGCTTGCAAATATTGAGAAAAATCACATTGTTAAAATAAAATTTGAAGGTGATTTCTTATCTCAAAGATCAATTGAGGAAATTCAAGAAATTTTAGAAAATAAGGAATTTACTAGATCAATTCTAGAATCAGAGCTTCTTCAAATTACAAATCTTGATGAATATTTTGGCGCAATTCCTCTTAATGAAATTTTGGATACAATTTTTGGAAGTTAATTATTAATGATGGTTCATTCAAAAATTACTGTTGAAAATGAGGATATTTTTTATTTTTTAGAAGAAACTGGAAAGCAAAAAGTATTATTTTTACACGGTTTTAATTCAAGTCATAATTTCATTTTTCAACTTAAAAAGAAACAAAATCGTAACTATGACATTGTTTCATTTGATTTTCCCGGTTGTGGTCAAGGCACTAATAATAATGAAATTAATGTTAAAAATTACCAAAAAATTGCGACTAGTTTCATTAAAAAGCTCAATCTAAATATCCAAATTGTAATCGGTCACTCACTTGGCGGAGCTATTGCTCTGTATATTTTAAATGAAAATTTGGCAAAAAAAGCGATTTTAGTTGCTCCACTCAATCCTTTTATTTTAGAGAAAAATTCGCAAAGTGAAGCTGAAAAATTAGCAAATTGACTCTTGCCTCAAGACATTGAGTCTGCAAAAGATAGTCTTGAACATTTAGTTTTTACTGATAATTTTAGTTATAAGAAAAATTTAGCAAAAAATGCTATTAATTTTCTTGAAAATGTCACAAAAAAAAGAGAAATTTTTAAAAAGATTGTTTTTGATGAAATCTTTAATTTAGAATGGCTTAAAACCGAATTGTTGCCACTTTACCAACAAAATAATAATTATTTTTTAATTGCTGGTGTTGAAGATCATTTTGTGCCATTAGAAAGTCTTCAAAAAGTTTGTTCAAATTTTAATAAAAATCTTATAAAATTTGAACAAACTGGTCATGCAGTTTTTTTCGAAAGAAGTGATGAAATTAATACTGAAATTGAAAAAATTCTAGAAATTTAAGCCTGTAATCCGGCTCTTATTTTTTCAGCAATTTCTTTTGCTGAGCTTCCCTATTTGTTGGCAGAAATTCACTTTTTAGTGAATATAAATACGAAAAATAACGGTAAATCCGTGTTTTTTGACCTAAAATCTTAATTTTTATTATTTTAAAATTAATCTTCTCCAAAAAAAAAAAAAAAATGCTTTGCCCAAGAAAAAAATATGTTATAATAAATCCTACTTAAGAATAATTAATAAATTTTGATATTGAATTAAGGGGGACTTAGTTATGTTTTTTGTCTAAAAAAATCAGACACTGCGAATTATCCATTATATTTTTAAATATGATGGAATGCCTTAAATTTACCCGTTTAGAAATCTACAAATTTATGGCTTTTAATTGTTGTTCTTTCAAAACTTCACATGTTTTTTTAGGCTCAATTTAAATAAAAATGAGTTTTTTATTTGCATTGAGTTTAAATAGTAGTTGTATTTTTTATGATTTTTGTTATTTTATCCATAAATTGATTTTGCCAGTGTTTTAAAATAGGTAATTAACTTTTGCGAAAAAAGTTAAGAAAGTGCCCAAAATAATAAACTAGGACACTTTCTTAAGATTATCTCATCAAACTGGAAAATTCTAGAAATTTAAGCTTGAAATCCGTCTCTTATTTTTTCAGCAATTTCTTTTGAAGCTAATTTTTCAATGACTTTAAATGCAAATTCAGCTGAAGATGAGGCATTTCTAGCTGAAATATAATTTCGATCAACTGTAACTAAATCGTTTTTTCTTGTTGGTGTGTTTGAATTTGTTTCATCAGGGTATGAACTAAATTCATAATTTGGGGCTAAATTACGCTCAAAAATAGCATTTGGCGCATCACAAATTGCAAAAATATCCTTATTTTGTGCAAAAAATTCACTAATTAATTTGAGTGCTGGCTCACAAGTTCGAAGATGTTGTGCCGCAACTCCGCCTGGTATAAAAATTGCATCAAATTCATTAGATTTTCAATTGCTTTTGGCTTCAATTTGAACAACCCCGAATTGCCCTGTTACAATTTTGTTTTCAGGGTTATAAAATTCAATTTTATCGTATAAATTGGCCTTTTTTATTAACGAAACAAAAGTTGTAAACTCTATATCCTGAAATTTATCAAGCAAAACTACCAATAATTTTTTCATTATTACTCCTCATTAAATAAAATAAAATAAAATAAAATTGTACCATAAATTTTTATGGCACAATTTTATTCGTTAAAAATTTATATATAAAATCTAATTAAAATAAGGTTTTAAAACTTCTGGAACTGTTCAACTACCATCAGGGTTTTGATTTTGCTCGAGTAAAATCGCGACAATTCTATCAATTGCAAGCCCAGATCCGTTAATTGTGTGTGCATAAATGTTATTTTTTTCATCACGATAGCGAATTTTTGCTCTTCTAGCTTGAAAATCGCCACAATAACTAATTGATGAAACTTCACGATATGTCTGTTCTGATGGAAGTCATGCTTCTAAATCAATAGTTTTTTTACTTGAAAATCCAAGATCACCAGTACACAAAAGCACAGCACGATAAGGAATGTTTAGTAATTTCAAAATTTTAGCAGCATCTTGAACAACATTGTCAAATTCTTTTATTCCATTAACTTCATTTGTTATTTTAACAAGTTCAACTTTATGAAATTCATGAAGTCGAATCAAACCTCTTGTGTCTTTACCACCACTTCCAGCCTCGGAACGATAACATTTACTATAGCCAACAAGCGAAATTGGTTTTTCTAGGTCAATAATTTCGTCTTGGTAATAATTTGTCAAAGGAACTTCGGCTGTCGGAATTAATCAAAGATCAGAATTTTTTAAAGAATACAAATCTTCTGAAAATTTCGGAAGTTGACCTGTTCCATATAGCGAATTTTCGAGAACTAAAGTATTTGGAATAATTTCCTCATAACCTGAGTTTACATGAGTATCGATCATAAAATTTATCAAAGCTCGAACTAATTTTGCGGCTAAATTTTTATAAATTACAAAGCGATTTCCTGAAATTTTTACAGCTCGTTTAAAATCTAAAATATCTTTAGATTTACCAAATTCATAGTGAGGTTTGATTTTAGGATCGATTTTTTTTGGTTGTCCCCAGTGATAAATTACTTGATTATCAAGTTCAGAATTTCCAAAAGGAACTGAATCATCAGGAAGATTTGGCACTTCAAGAATTTTTTGACTAACTCAGACATCAAGTTTTTGTCACTCTGTTTCTAAATTTGCAAGTTTATCTTTAATTTGACTTACTTGGTCTTTCAAATCTTCAGAGTTTTTATTTTCACGGACATAAAGGCCGATTTGTTTGCTAGTTTTATTTTTTTGTGCTAATAATTCATCAATGTCCTGACGCAAAAGGTTACGTTTTTGGGCTTTTTGATATAATTCCGCAATTAGAGAAATATCAAAACCACGGTCTGATAATTTTTTTTCAACAAAAGCTTTATTGTTTAAAATTAAACGAATATCCATATTTTAAATTAAATTATTTTTTTAGATTATAAAAAACTTCTCTTCCAGTATATTCGCTTTTTGAATATGTGTCTAAAAACTCTTCAATTACTAGAAGTCGATTATATTTGGCAATTCGGTCAGTTCTTGAAAGTGATCCTGTTTTGATTTGCCCAGATGAAACTGCGATTGCAAGATCAGAAATTGTAGTATCTTCAGATTCACCAGAACGGTGTGAAATAACTGCGGTCAATCCTGATTTTTGTGCAAGTTGAATTGCATCAAGTGTTTCAGTTAAAGTTCCAATTTGATTTAATTTAATTAAAATGGAATTAATTGCCTTTGTTTTGATAGCTTCTTTTAAAATTTCTACATTTGTAACAGTTAAATCATCACCGACAATTTGGTGTGTTTGCCCAAATCTTTTGGTAAAAGCAATAAATCCGTCTCAATCTGATTCAGCAAAACCATCCTCAACTGAAATTATTGGATATTTATCAAAAAGTTGCCCATAATAATCAAGCAATTCTTCTGATGTAAATTCATATTTTTGGTGATCTTCTTGATCAACAGAAGCTGCTTTTAATTTTTTAAAGACATATTTTTGGCCATCATAAAATTCACTAGCAGCAGCATCAATTGAAATTGCAATGGCATTTTCACCATCAACAGCGGGATTAAATCCTGCTTCCTTAATTGCTTCAACTAAAAAATCAAGTGCATGTTCGTGAGAACTTAAATTAGGAGCAAATCCACCTTCATCACCAACTTGAGTTCCAAATCCTGATTTTTTAAGAAGTTTTGCTAAAGTGTGAAATACTTTATTTGATGCTTGCAAAGCTTTTCTAAATGTTGGAAAACCGAGTGGCATAATCATAAACTCTTGAAAATCAAGCGTATTTGAAGCATGCTCACCTCCGTTTATCACATTAAGCATTGGAACTGGCATTAAAGTTGGGTTTGGACCACCTAAATAACGAAAAAGTGGAAGTCTCAACTCACTTGCGGCCGCTTTTGCAACTGCTAAAGAAACACCTAAAATAGCATTTGCACCAAGTCTTTCTTTATTTGGAGTTCCGTCTAAATCGATCATTTTTTGATCAATTAGTCTTTGGTTTTTAACACAAAGTCCAATAATTTCAGGACCAATAATATTATTTACATTATTAACTGCGGTCATTACACCTTTTTGACCAAATCAGTTATAAGCATACTCTGTATTTGAATCACGTAATTCAAGCGCTTCTCTTGATCCAGTTGAAGCTCCTGATGGAACAATTGCACACCCAAAACCGCCAGCTTGGGTGTGAACCTCAACTTGAATTGTAGGATTTCCCCGTGAATCAAGAATTTCTCTTGCAAAAATTCTTGTAATTTTTGACATAAAACACCTCGAATTTGTTATTTATAGTTTAAATTTATTGAATGTATTATTTGCTAAGTAAAAATCAAAAATAATAACATGCTAAAAATTATATCATAAACTATGAATTTAACAAATTCTTAAATAGTAATTTTTGCTTCTTATTTTAGTGTTAATTTAATAACTTTTGGATTTTAGTTTTATTGGGTTTTTGGGCCAAAAAAGTGCCTACAACAATTACGTCAGCTCCTGATTCAAAGACTTTTTTTGCATTATAATCTTTAATTCCACCATCAACCTGGATTAAAATGTTGTAATTTGACTCACGAATTATTTTTGATAAGTTGCTAATTTTTTGGTATGTTTCTTGGATAAAATCCTGCCCGCCTTTTCCAGGTTCAACTGACATTACCAAAATCAGATCAATTTTGGGTAATAAGTCTAAAATTTCTTCAATTTTTGTAGAAGGTTTTATTGCAAGACCTATTTTAATTTTTTCAGAATATTTTAAAATTATCCTATGAATTTCGTCATAATTTTTGCTTTCAAAGTGAATTGTGACAAAATCAACATAGCCAATTAGTTCTTCAATTTGATTTTCAGGATCACTCGACATTAAATGAGCATCAGAAATAAATTTTTTGGATTTAGTCACAATTTTTTTAATTTCTAAAAGAGAAATTGCTGTATTTTCAACAAATTTTCCATCCATAAAATCAAAATGAAATCATTTTATTCCAAGATTCAAAAAAGTTCTAACTAATTTTAGACGGTTATTTTTACTAACATTCAAAAGTGAGGGGCTAATAATCTTTTTTTTCATATTTTTCTAAAAGATAGAGATAATTTTTATACCTAGTTTCTGAAATTATGCCGTGTTTTACAGCATTTTTTACTGCACAGTTTTCTATTGGCTCATGAAAATGAAAGCATGTTCTAAATTTGCATTTAGGCAAAAACTGGCGAAAAATTTCAAATGAACTTTTAATTTGATCCTTGGGAATTTCATCATAATTAAAGCTAGAAAATCCAGGCGTATCTACTATCTGAAAGTCTCCTTTTCTTATAATTTGAACAACTCGCGTGGTGTGTTTTCCGCGATTTAATGAAAAAGAAATTTGCTGAACCTGGAATTGTGTGCCAAACAAATTATTGATAAAACTTGTTTTTCCAACTCCGCTTTGTCCAATAACAAAATTAAGTTTATTTTTAATTTTTTCTTGCAAATCGCTAGGAATTTTTTTTTCATTATTATTAATAAAAAAAATAGAATATCCCATTTTTTGATAATCAAGCAACAAATTTTTATAATCTGGTTCAAGGTCAACTTTGGTAACTATCAAAATTGGACTAATATTTTTAAATTCAATCATTAACAAAAAAGTGTCAAGTAATAAAGGCGAAAAATTTGGTTCCTTGAGGGAAACAAAAATAAGTGCCTGGTCTATATTAGCAACTTTTGGACGCTTTAGTCAGTTTTTTCTTGGAAAAATTTCTTTAATAAATCCACTAGGATCAAACTCAACAAAATCTCCAACTAAAGGAGCTATTTGTTTTTGTCTAAG
This sequence is a window from Mesomycoplasma ovipneumoniae. Protein-coding genes within it:
- a CDS encoding lipoate--protein ligase; its protein translation is MKIYTTKKTSPFYTLVCEEMILKDDQNQEDILYFYQHNNAIIIGKNQNIYEEIKLEEVEKQRIEIYRRLSGGGAVYHDLGNINFSFITKKQNHSYQKFLTPIIEFFKSFGLDAEFKGRNDLIVNGAKVSGNAQIIYKDRIVHHGTILFNANLAKLGQVLKPNRLKIESKGIKSIRQRVTNILHEIEEQIEDSEFISRLITFFENKYQTKAQDVETYFQDGRISEKDFQEVQDLRRSREWVFGSNPYFSYENIARTSGGVLKVLANIEKNHIVKIKFEGDFLSQRSIEEIQEILENKEFTRSILESELLQITNLDEYFGAIPLNEILDTIFGS
- a CDS encoding alpha/beta fold hydrolase produces the protein MMVHSKITVENEDIFYFLEETGKQKVLFLHGFNSSHNFIFQLKKKQNRNYDIVSFDFPGCGQGTNNNEINVKNYQKIATSFIKKLNLNIQIVIGHSLGGAIALYILNENLAKKAILVAPLNPFILEKNSQSEAEKLANWLLPQDIESAKDSLEHLVFTDNFSYKKNLAKNAINFLENVTKKREIFKKIVFDEIFNLEWLKTELLPLYQQNNNYFLIAGVEDHFVPLESLQKVCSNFNKNLIKFEQTGHAVFFERSDEINTEIEKILEI
- a CDS encoding DJ-1/PfpI family protein, encoding MKKLLVVLLDKFQDIEFTTFVSLIKKANLYDKIEFYNPENKIVTGQFGVVQIEAKSNWKSNEFDAIFIPGGVAAQHLRTCEPALKLISEFFAQNKDIFAICDAPNAIFERNLAPNYEFSSYPDETNSNTPTRKNDLVTVDRNYISARNASSSAEFAFKVIEKLASKEIAEKIRDGFQA
- the serS gene encoding serine--tRNA ligase; this translates as MDIRLILNNKAFVEKKLSDRGFDISLIAELYQKAQKRNLLRQDIDELLAQKNKTSKQIGLYVRENKNSEDLKDQVSQIKDKLANLETEWQKLDVWVSQKILEVPNLPDDSVPFGNSELDNQVIYHWGQPKKIDPKIKPHYEFGKSKDILDFKRAVKISGNRFVIYKNLAAKLVRALINFMIDTHVNSGYEEIIPNTLVLENSLYGTGQLPKFSEDLYSLKNSDLWLIPTAEVPLTNYYQDEIIDLEKPISLVGYSKCYRSEAGSGGKDTRGLIRLHEFHKVELVKITNEVNGIKEFDNVVQDAAKILKLLNIPYRAVLLCTGDLGFSSKKTIDLEAWLPSEQTYREVSSISYCGDFQARRAKIRYRDEKNNIYAHTINGSGLAIDRIVAILLEQNQNPDGSWTVPEVLKPYFN
- the eno gene encoding phosphopyruvate hydratase; protein product: MSKITRIFAREILDSRGNPTIQVEVHTQAGGFGCAIVPSGASTGSREALELRDSNTEYAYNWFGQKGVMTAVNNVNNIIGPEIIGLCVKNQRLIDQKMIDLDGTPNKERLGANAILGVSLAVAKAAASELRLPLFRYLGGPNPTLMPVPMLNVINGGEHASNTLDFQEFMIMPLGFPTFRKALQASNKVFHTLAKLLKKSGFGTQVGDEGGFAPNLSSHEHALDFLVEAIKEAGFNPAVDGENAIAISIDAAASEFYDGQKYVFKKLKAASVDQEDHQKYEFTSEELLDYYGQLFDKYPIISVEDGFAESDWDGFIAFTKRFGQTHQIVGDDLTVTNVEILKEAIKTKAINSILIKLNQIGTLTETLDAIQLAQKSGLTAVISHRSGESEDTTISDLAIAVSSGQIKTGSLSRTDRIAKYNRLLVIEEFLDTYSKSEYTGREVFYNLKK
- a CDS encoding ribulose-phosphate 3-epimerase yields the protein MKKKIISPSLLNVSKNNRLKLVRTFLNLGIKWFHFDFMDGKFVENTAISLLEIKKIVTKSKKFISDAHLMSSDPENQIEELIGYVDFVTIHFESKNYDEIHRIILKYSEKIKIGLAIKPSTKIEEILDLLPKIDLILVMSVEPGKGGQDFIQETYQKISNLSKIIRESNYNILIQVDGGIKDYNAKKVFESGADVIVVGTFLAQKPNKTKIQKLLN
- the rsgA gene encoding ribosome small subunit-dependent GTPase A, whose protein sequence is MKGQIVRVIAGFYDVFEPSTQKLYPLLRGSGSLRQKQIAPLVGDFVEFDPSGFIKEIFPRKNWLKRPKVANIDQALIFVSLKEPNFSPLLLDTFLLMIEFKNISPILIVTKVDLEPDYKNLLLDYQKMGYSIFFINNNEKKIPSDLQEKIKNKLNFVIGQSGVGKTSFINNLFGTQFQVQQISFSLNRGKHTTRVVQIIRKGDFQIVDTPGFSSFNYDEIPKDQIKSSFEIFRQFLPKCKFRTCFHFHEPIENCAVKNAVKHGIISETRYKNYLYLLEKYEKKDY